Part of the Salinimonas lutimaris genome, ATCGCCAAGCACTTCAGCAGTATCTACATCGGTTGCCCGGGTACCCACTGGCACCTTGATGGTCAGGTCGGCACCGGCGCGGCCAGTACAATCACTGCCCTGACCGTTTTTACCACGCTCAGCACGGTGAAAACGTTCAAACCGATAATCAATCAGGGTATTAAGGTTTTCGTCAGCTTCCAGATATACACTGCCGCCATCTCCACCGTCGCCGCCATCCGGGCCACCCCGTGGAACATATTTTTCACGTCGAAAGCCAATTACGCCGTTGCCGCCATCCCCGGCTTCAACACGAATTTCAGCTTCATCAACAAATTTCATTTCTTACTCCGGCATTCAACTGTTTGCACCGTGACGGGCAATGACAGCGTCCGTCAATATAGAGAAGCTAAGTTTACACTAATACCAGTCTGCATAGTAGTACACGCACCAGCGCGCCCTTGTTGTGCAGCAGGAATGGCAATCATCAGCATCACGGAATTTCCCTAAATGTCTGAGGTTTAGGGTTAATACAGCGAAAAGTTATTTATTACAAAAACAAAAAACCCCGCTTGCGCGGGGTTTTTTCATGCCTTGAAAGGCGTATTCGTGCGCGCTTATTCAGCAACGATGTTCACGAATTTACGGTTCTTAGGACCTTTTACGTCGAATTGGACCTTACCGTCTTTTAGTGCGAACAACGTGTGATCTTTACCGATACCGATGCCGTTACCAGCGTGGAAACGAGTACCACGTTGTCTAACAATGATGTTACCAGCAAGAACAGATTCGCCACCGAAACGTTTAACACCTAAGCGTTTACTTTCGGAGTCGCGACCGTTTTTAGTACTACCACCAGCCTTTTTGTGTGCCATGTGTTCGTGCTCCTATTAAGCGTTGATACCAGTGATTTTCACTTCTGTGAACCACTGACGATGACCCGCCTGACGACGAGAATGTTTACGACGACGGAACTTGACGATTGTTACTTTCTCGCCACGGCCGTGCTGTACAACTTCAGCAGTAATCTTACTACCTGCAACTAAAGGGGTACCGATCTTAACATCGTCACCATTGCTAACCATCAATACGTTATCGAATTCAACAGTCTCGCCTGGCGCGACTTCGATCTTCTCTAGACGAACGGTCTGGCCTTCAGCCACACGGTGCTGTTTACCGCCACTTTGGAAAACCGCGTACATATTCTACTCCGCTCTGCGTCTCTTTTAGACGCTTCAATTCAAAAAACAGGGCGCGAATTGTACGTGAAACATCCGCAAATCACAACCCCGAATTGCATAAAAAGTGACTCTTTTTTGCCGGGAGCGGGATCGCTTCACTAATCCGCTGGTTCAGGTTCACAAAAATACCATAAATGCCAACAAAGTGAACAAATATCTCCCTGAAAATTGGCAAATTTGGGGGACTTAGCCCCCTTCCTTTGCCCTGTCGCGATCCCATCAGATCGCAGGATCGCAACTCACGATCCCGGTACAAATCTTGTACAAACAGGGATCCCGGCGGCATCCGCCTCACCGGTGCGCAAAAACATCAATCTGTCTAATAAAGCATCGGTGTGAAAATAATTTACATGCTGACTGACAGCTTTTTGAGATAATCAGGTGGCAGTCGCGGGTGATTCCGGTACAATCGGCTGCAAACCCATTGTACCCTGTTTTATTTTTGCTGATGCATATGGACTTAGAGCAAATCCAAGAGCTTACCGCCGATGATATGCTGGCGGTAAATAAACTCATACAACAACAAGTCGACTCAGAAGTCAGTCTTATTAATCAGCTTGGTTTTTACATTGTAAACAGCGGCGGCAAACGCCTGCGCCCGCTGCTCAGTGTTCTGGCCTCTCGCGCGATGCAGATTGACAACAACGACCACCATACTCTGGCGGCAATCATTGAATTTATTCATACCGCCACGTTACTGCATGACGATGTGGTCGATGAGTCTACGCTGCGTCGTGGCCGGGAAACCGCCAATGCCATTTTTGGTAACCAGGCCAGCGTGCTGGTCGGCGATTTTCTGTATACCCGCTCTTTTCAGATGATGGTTAGCCTTAAGCGTATGCGCGTGATGGAAATTCTGTCTGAGGCTACCAATCAAATTGCTGAAGGTGAAGTGTTGCAGTTGATGAACTGCAACGACCCGGATACCAGCGAAGCACGTTATTTTGATGTGATTTATGGTAAAACCGCTCGCCTGTTTGAAGCGGCGACTCAGCTGGCTGCGGTGTTAACCGATAAAGATGCGGCACTGGAAACCGCCATGCAGGACTACGGTAAACATTTAGGCACGGCTTTTCAGCTGGCAGACGACATTCTTGACTATGCGGCTGATGCCGACGAGATGGGCAAGAATGTGGGTGACGACCTGGCCGAAGGTAAACCAACCCTGCCCTTGTTATACGCCATGTGGCATGCCCAGAGCGAACAGGACAGTACGCTGATTAAAGATGCGATTGAAAAAGCCAACGGCTTACCGCAGCTGGAACGTATTCAGGCGATCATGAGGCAAACCGGTGCGTTGGAATACACCCGTCAGTGTGCCAATAAAGAAGTGGATATGGCCATTAACAGTCTCTCGATTGTGCCTGACTCACCGTACAAAGATGCCTTGATTGCGCTGGCTCAGATGTCTGTAGAACGCACAAAGTAAGCGTAGTGGTTAATGAAAAAGCCGGTGCATGACAAAACGTCACGCACCGGCTTTTTTAGTTCAGCATATAACCTGTCATGCCTATCAAAAATCCCAGCACAGCCCCCAGCGGAGGCAGCCAGCTGTTATCCATTCGCACATTGGGCGCAATGTCCTGAAACACAGAATAAAGAATGCCGCCAGCGGCAAACAGCATAATGCCGCCAATCACAACCGGATAAGCCGCCAGCACAAAGTAACCAATGAGCGCCATCGCCGGCCCCAGCAGTGCCAGCAGCGCAAATCGGACGATCAGATAACGCGGCCTGGCTGCCCCGGCTTGCTGCATTTCCCTGTACGCATTAAATCCTTCAGGCAAATTTTGCACCCCAATCAGTATACCAATGAGCAATGTATTGCCTGACATGGCCGCCGCTGTGCCCAGAGCCAGCGATTCGGGAATGAAGTCAGCCAACATTGCTGCCAGCTGACTGGCCGGGGTGTGATGTGCTGCCAGGTAGCGATCCAACGCCATAAAACTCAATGCACCGGCCAGAAAGCAAGCTGCTCCGCTAGCAGCAGTGTGATGCGCTGTACCCTCAGGAACCAACACCAGCGCTACCGCTGAGATAAGCGCACCGGCTCCCAGCGCCATAACACCATGACGCAGTTCTTCTTCCAGCCAGCGCGGCTGTATATGATCATTTTTTGCCAGCAACGCGCCAGCTGGCATTGCCAGCCCGGCAAGCAAAGCAATGAGCAGTACATTGATTAAAGGTAAATCCATTCAGTGCCCTCCCTGGCACGTCAGACCTTACAGTCCCAGTTCCCGGGTCATATTTTCGTTGCGGTCACGGTGCACGATAATATTATCTTCAATGCGAATACCGCCATAAGGGCGATACAAATCCACCTTGTCCC contains:
- the rpmA gene encoding 50S ribosomal protein L27 is translated as MAHKKAGGSTKNGRDSESKRLGVKRFGGESVLAGNIIVRQRGTRFHAGNGIGIGKDHTLFALKDGKVQFDVKGPKNRKFVNIVAE
- the rplU gene encoding 50S ribosomal protein L21 — encoded protein: MYAVFQSGGKQHRVAEGQTVRLEKIEVAPGETVEFDNVLMVSNGDDVKIGTPLVAGSKITAEVVQHGRGEKVTIVKFRRRKHSRRQAGHRQWFTEVKITGINA
- the ispB gene encoding octaprenyl diphosphate synthase; protein product: MDLEQIQELTADDMLAVNKLIQQQVDSEVSLINQLGFYIVNSGGKRLRPLLSVLASRAMQIDNNDHHTLAAIIEFIHTATLLHDDVVDESTLRRGRETANAIFGNQASVLVGDFLYTRSFQMMVSLKRMRVMEILSEATNQIAEGEVLQLMNCNDPDTSEARYFDVIYGKTARLFEAATQLAAVLTDKDAALETAMQDYGKHLGTAFQLADDILDYAADADEMGKNVGDDLAEGKPTLPLLYAMWHAQSEQDSTLIKDAIEKANGLPQLERIQAIMRQTGALEYTRQCANKEVDMAINSLSIVPDSPYKDALIALAQMSVERTK
- a CDS encoding ZIP family metal transporter, yielding MDLPLINVLLIALLAGLAMPAGALLAKNDHIQPRWLEEELRHGVMALGAGALISAVALVLVPEGTAHHTAASGAACFLAGALSFMALDRYLAAHHTPASQLAAMLADFIPESLALGTAAAMSGNTLLIGILIGVQNLPEGFNAYREMQQAGAARPRYLIVRFALLALLGPAMALIGYFVLAAYPVVIGGIMLFAAGGILYSVFQDIAPNVRMDNSWLPPLGAVLGFLIGMTGYMLN